In Archangium lipolyticum, the genomic window CGCATCCTGGAGAAGGCGGACCTGAGCAAGGGCGCGGCCTACTACTACTTCGACGACAAGGCGGACCTGTTCCTCGCGGTGGTCCGGCACTGCCAGGAGCAGGCGATGTTCGTGGCCTGGCTGCGGCCCGAGGAGCTGCGCGCGGACACCTTCTGGGACGTCGCGCGCACCACCTACCAGCGCCAGTTCGTCCTCTTCCGCCAGAGCCCGTGGCTCATGGGCGTGGCGCGCGCCGTGTGGACGCTGCCGGCGCAGCTGCGCGAGAGCGGACCGCTGGCCGCCATCTTCGAACAGGGCCAATCCATCACGCGCACCATCCTCACGCGGGGCCGCGAGCTGGGCGTCGTGCGCGACGACGTGCCCGA contains:
- a CDS encoding TetR/AcrR family transcriptional regulator; translated protein: MPRPRFEKLPPERRAHILEVAAREFGALGYEGASLNRILEKADLSKGAAYYYFDDKADLFLAVVRHCQEQAMFVAWLRPEELRADTFWDVARTTYQRQFVLFRQSPWLMGVARAVWTLPAQLRESGPLAAIFEQGQSITRTILTRGRELGVVRDDVPEELLVAWVGAIDSAGDRWLLANWEQLDEAAMQRHAELLVDGFRRLLTPAQPGGKS